From Demequina lutea, a single genomic window includes:
- a CDS encoding NAD(P)-binding protein encodes MVEPERVTVKVNDREIEVQSGLNILQALGNEGINIPSLCNDVRLKRANGSCGMCVVEVGSDNPRDVKACLTPITPGMEIKTHTDRLEAYRKVRLEQLLCDHNADCVAPCVQTCPANIDIQTYLQHVSDGNFEAAIRVIKDRNPFPSACGRVCPHPCEDECRRNLVEEPVAINSVKRFAADWDMARKHPWRPRLADATGKRIAVIGAGPSGLAAANYLAIAGHGVTVFENQPEPGGMMRYGIPEYRLPKTTLDKEIDLIEALGVNIVCNKALGTHILLEDLKRDFDAVYLAIGSWRATPLGIDGDNTDGVVLGIDYLRHVTKGNDGEIGDNVIVIGGGNTAIDCARAALRRGAKNVKLVYRRTQDEMPAQAIEVHEALREGVEMVFLAAPQRISVDDNGMKGLHCMRMELGEPDRSGRRRPVPVEGSNFVIEADTIIGAIGQNTDTGFLYNDLPVRLNKWGNIDVDGFSMQTSEAKIFSGGDCVTGPATVIAAIAAGRRAAEAIGEFLTNGYIKPSHEDYSCSRGSLEDLPQAEFEDIPNLSRAVMAELGIDDRFGGFREVELGLTEAQARAEAGRCLTCGCSAQNTCSLRKEASSHEVHFEPTLHVRPRSPIVRDHQFIIRDQNKCISCGLCVAACAEIMGPGVLAFQFREGQMRVCTSTGEPLNMTDCVSCGQCVRTCPTGALDYVRERGDVFTAINDPTKKVVGFVAPAVRAHIAKEYGLSHMEVAPFVAGMMKKMGFDKSFDFVFAADLTIMEETTELFDRLGNGGVMPLYTSCCPGWVNYAERRYPGILPHLSSCKSPQQMMGATVKAHFAKREGISLDDLYVVSIVPCMAKKSEAARPEFAPEGIRDVDAVLTTTEFLEMVQMLRLEKEDIEPAEFDLPYKQVSGAGVLFGSSGGVAEAATRMAVEKLTGEPLRTRLDFVPSEEYPYLKVATIEAPGRTLRIAAISGLGNADPIIKRLLAGDDMGFDLVEIMACPGGCINGAGHPKPKSQGETGIKTMILSNIDEDMALKDSQQNPDILRLYEDFYGEPNSHLAHELLHTTYAPFRGDAIAKP; translated from the coding sequence ATGGTTGAACCGGAGCGCGTGACCGTAAAGGTCAACGACCGCGAGATTGAAGTTCAGAGCGGTCTGAACATTCTTCAGGCGCTCGGCAACGAGGGCATCAACATCCCCTCGCTCTGCAATGACGTGCGCCTCAAGCGAGCCAACGGCAGCTGCGGCATGTGCGTGGTGGAAGTCGGCTCCGACAATCCCCGTGACGTCAAGGCCTGCCTCACGCCCATCACTCCAGGCATGGAAATCAAGACCCACACCGACCGTCTCGAGGCCTACCGCAAGGTGCGCCTCGAGCAGCTTCTGTGCGACCACAATGCGGACTGCGTCGCCCCCTGTGTGCAGACCTGCCCCGCGAACATCGACATCCAGACGTACTTGCAGCACGTGTCGGACGGCAACTTCGAGGCCGCCATTCGCGTCATCAAGGACCGCAACCCCTTCCCTTCCGCTTGCGGACGCGTGTGCCCTCACCCCTGTGAGGACGAGTGCCGCCGCAACCTCGTGGAGGAGCCCGTCGCCATCAACTCGGTCAAGCGTTTCGCGGCCGACTGGGACATGGCCCGCAAGCACCCGTGGCGCCCTCGCCTTGCCGACGCCACCGGCAAGCGCATCGCCGTCATCGGCGCGGGGCCATCGGGTCTGGCCGCCGCCAACTACCTCGCCATCGCGGGCCACGGAGTCACGGTCTTCGAGAACCAGCCCGAGCCCGGCGGCATGATGCGATACGGCATCCCCGAGTACCGCCTGCCGAAGACGACGCTCGACAAGGAAATTGACCTCATCGAGGCGCTCGGCGTCAACATCGTCTGCAACAAGGCGCTCGGCACGCACATCCTCCTGGAGGACCTCAAGCGCGACTTCGACGCCGTGTACCTGGCGATCGGCTCATGGCGCGCAACCCCGCTCGGCATCGACGGCGACAATACCGACGGCGTCGTGCTCGGAATCGACTACTTGCGCCACGTCACCAAGGGCAACGACGGCGAGATCGGCGACAACGTCATCGTCATCGGCGGCGGCAACACCGCGATCGACTGCGCCCGCGCCGCGCTGCGCAGGGGCGCCAAGAACGTCAAACTGGTCTACCGCCGCACGCAGGACGAGATGCCGGCCCAGGCCATCGAGGTTCACGAGGCCCTGCGCGAGGGCGTCGAGATGGTCTTCCTCGCCGCACCGCAGAGAATCTCGGTCGACGACAACGGCATGAAGGGGCTCCACTGCATGCGCATGGAGCTCGGCGAACCCGACCGTTCCGGCCGCCGCCGCCCCGTTCCCGTCGAGGGCAGCAACTTCGTCATCGAAGCCGACACGATCATCGGCGCCATCGGCCAGAACACCGACACCGGCTTCCTCTACAACGACCTGCCCGTCCGCTTGAACAAGTGGGGCAACATCGATGTCGACGGCTTCTCGATGCAGACGTCCGAGGCGAAGATCTTCTCGGGTGGCGACTGTGTGACGGGACCTGCCACCGTGATCGCGGCGATTGCTGCCGGCCGACGCGCGGCAGAGGCGATCGGCGAGTTCCTCACCAACGGCTACATCAAGCCCAGCCACGAGGACTACTCGTGCAGCAGGGGATCCCTCGAGGACTTGCCGCAGGCGGAGTTCGAGGACATCCCCAACCTGTCCCGCGCGGTCATGGCGGAACTTGGCATCGACGACCGCTTCGGCGGCTTCCGCGAGGTCGAGCTTGGCCTCACCGAGGCGCAGGCCCGCGCCGAGGCGGGGCGCTGCCTCACGTGTGGTTGCTCCGCGCAGAACACCTGCTCACTCCGCAAGGAGGCGAGTTCACACGAGGTTCACTTCGAGCCGACGCTGCACGTGCGGCCGCGCTCCCCGATTGTGCGCGACCACCAGTTCATCATCCGCGACCAGAACAAGTGCATCTCTTGCGGGCTGTGCGTAGCCGCTTGCGCCGAGATCATGGGCCCTGGCGTGCTTGCTTTCCAGTTCCGCGAGGGACAGATGCGGGTGTGCACCTCTACTGGCGAGCCGCTCAACATGACCGACTGCGTCTCGTGTGGACAGTGCGTGCGCACGTGCCCCACGGGCGCCTTGGACTATGTGCGCGAGCGCGGCGACGTCTTCACCGCGATCAACGACCCGACAAAGAAGGTCGTGGGCTTCGTGGCCCCTGCGGTGCGCGCGCACATCGCCAAGGAGTATGGCCTCTCGCACATGGAGGTCGCTCCATTCGTCGCCGGCATGATGAAGAAGATGGGCTTTGACAAGAGCTTCGACTTCGTCTTCGCCGCCGACCTCACCATCATGGAGGAGACGACCGAGCTCTTTGACAGGCTCGGCAACGGCGGCGTGATGCCGCTCTACACATCGTGCTGCCCCGGCTGGGTCAACTACGCCGAGCGCCGCTACCCCGGAATACTGCCTCACCTTTCGAGCTGCAAGTCACCCCAGCAGATGATGGGCGCGACGGTGAAGGCTCACTTCGCCAAGCGCGAGGGCATTAGCCTCGACGACCTCTACGTCGTCTCGATCGTGCCGTGCATGGCCAAGAAGAGTGAGGCCGCTCGCCCCGAGTTCGCTCCCGAGGGCATCCGCGACGTCGACGCAGTCCTCACCACGACCGAGTTCCTCGAGATGGTGCAGATGCTCCGCCTGGAGAAGGAAGACATCGAGCCCGCGGAGTTCGACCTGCCCTACAAGCAGGTCTCCGGTGCAGGCGTGCTGTTCGGTTCGTCGGGCGGAGTGGCCGAGGCCGCGACACGCATGGCGGTCGAGAAGCTCACGGGCGAACCCCTGCGTACCCGGCTCGACTTCGTGCCTTCCGAAGAGTACCCGTACCTCAAGGTCGCCACCATCGAGGCGCCAGGTCGCACACTGCGCATCGCCGCGATCTCTGGCCTGGGCAACGCGGACCCGATCATCAAGCGCCTATTGGCAGGCGATGACATGGGATTCGACCTTGTCGAGATCATGGCGTGCCCCGGCGGCTGCATCAACGGCGCGGGTCACCCCAAGCCCAAGAGCCAGGGCGAGACCGGAATCAAGACGATGATCCTGTCGAACATCGACGAGGACATGGCGCTCAAGGACTCGCAGCAGAACCCCGACATCCTGCGCCTCTACGAGGACTTCTACGGCGAGCCAAACTCCCACCTCGCCCACGAACTGCTCCACACCACCTACGCCCCTTTCCGTGGCGACGCCATAGCCAAGCCATAA
- the kdpA gene encoding potassium-transporting ATPase subunit KdpA: MLALGQIGLLVIVLALVQWPLGNALAAAATGTRHTRVERAVYRVVGVNPESRQSWKSYAIALMAFSVAGVAVLMSLLMLNRHLPLSQGTPGMAWAGALNTAVSFVTNTNWQWYSGETTLGYAVQAGGLTVQNFLSAAVGIAVAFALARAFAAHRADGVGNFWVDITRVTTRILVPLSVGATLLFLGGGVIDNLNGPRVVTTLAGASQTIPGGPVATQEAIKQIGTNGGGFFNANASHPFENPTAWTNLLSIALLLAIPFALPRALGIILGSKRQGHAILAAMASLWVATVGLLTWAEFAGKGAAPALAGAAMEGKETRFGLAASALYAASTTATSTGSVNASHDSLTAPGSLTAIGSMLLGEIAPGGVGSGLYGMLVIAVLAVFLAGLMVGRTPELYGKKIGSREMSLVAVYTVVTPALVLGGTALTLGVKSLKDAAVTQPGLHGVTSVLYAYASAANNNGSAFGSFAAGGTWQDLLLAVAMFAGRFVPILLVLALAGALAAAPRIPVGAGTLRSDTPLFTTLLVGVAPIIALVAYAPVLALGPLGEALQ; encoded by the coding sequence GTGCTCGCGCTCGGACAGATCGGCCTCCTCGTCATCGTGCTCGCCCTCGTGCAATGGCCTCTAGGCAACGCACTCGCCGCCGCAGCGACGGGGACCCGCCACACCCGCGTCGAACGCGCTGTCTATCGCGTCGTGGGGGTAAACCCCGAGTCGCGCCAGTCGTGGAAGTCGTACGCCATCGCCCTCATGGCGTTCTCCGTCGCAGGCGTGGCGGTGCTTATGTCGCTTCTCATGCTCAACAGGCACTTGCCTCTCTCGCAAGGCACGCCCGGCATGGCGTGGGCGGGGGCGCTCAACACCGCCGTGAGCTTTGTGACCAATACGAATTGGCAGTGGTATTCGGGGGAGACCACGCTCGGCTACGCGGTGCAGGCCGGGGGCCTCACGGTGCAGAACTTCCTGTCCGCAGCCGTCGGCATCGCCGTGGCCTTCGCGCTTGCCAGGGCCTTTGCGGCGCATAGGGCCGACGGCGTCGGCAACTTTTGGGTGGACATCACCAGGGTGACGACCCGCATCCTGGTCCCGCTCAGCGTGGGCGCGACGCTCTTGTTCCTCGGCGGTGGGGTCATCGACAACCTCAACGGACCTCGCGTTGTCACGACGCTCGCGGGGGCAAGCCAGACCATCCCTGGCGGTCCCGTCGCGACTCAAGAAGCTATCAAGCAGATCGGCACGAACGGCGGCGGCTTTTTCAACGCCAACGCCTCGCACCCATTCGAGAACCCGACGGCGTGGACCAACCTGTTATCCATCGCCTTGCTGCTGGCCATCCCCTTCGCGTTGCCGCGAGCGCTAGGCATCATCTTGGGCAGCAAGCGCCAAGGTCACGCAATCCTGGCGGCGATGGCCTCCCTGTGGGTGGCGACCGTCGGCCTGCTCACGTGGGCCGAATTTGCGGGCAAGGGAGCGGCTCCCGCGCTCGCGGGCGCGGCGATGGAGGGCAAGGAGACGCGATTTGGGTTGGCCGCTTCGGCGCTCTATGCCGCGTCGACGACCGCCACCAGCACCGGTTCCGTCAACGCGTCGCACGACTCCCTCACCGCGCCCGGATCGCTCACCGCCATCGGGTCGATGCTCCTGGGGGAGATCGCGCCGGGAGGCGTGGGCTCTGGCCTCTACGGAATGCTTGTCATCGCCGTGCTCGCGGTGTTCCTGGCGGGCCTCATGGTGGGTCGCACGCCCGAGCTCTATGGCAAGAAGATCGGCTCGCGCGAAATGTCGCTCGTTGCCGTGTACACGGTGGTGACGCCCGCGCTCGTGCTCGGAGGCACGGCCCTGACGTTGGGCGTGAAATCTCTCAAGGACGCGGCCGTCACACAACCGGGCCTCCACGGCGTCACGAGCGTCCTGTACGCGTACGCGAGCGCCGCCAATAACAACGGGTCCGCGTTTGGAAGTTTTGCGGCGGGAGGAACGTGGCAAGACCTGCTTCTCGCGGTGGCGATGTTCGCGGGACGTTTCGTTCCCATCCTGCTGGTGCTCGCCCTCGCGGGTGCGCTCGCGGCGGCGCCCCGCATCCCGGTTGGCGCCGGAACGTTGCGGTCCGATACGCCTCTGTTCACGACGCTGCTCGTGGGAGTGGCGCCCATCATCGCGCTGGTGGCATACGCCCCTGTGCTCGCACTCGGACCCCTCGGGGAGGCGCTTCAATGA
- the kdpC gene encoding potassium-transporting ATPase subunit KdpC: MKIWIRSLGASLRMLVVATVVLGVAYPLIGLAAGLALPHQAEGSLITVNGKVIGSSLLGQDFAGDGWFHGRPSASNYDGLASGGSNLGPNNPALVAAIADRIAKVAAREGVAPARVPADAVTASASGLDPQISLAYAELQVPRVAAQRGMSEAAVRALVAHATTGRALGVLGEPAVNVVTLNAALAGRQ, encoded by the coding sequence ATGAAGATCTGGATCCGGTCTCTCGGCGCGTCGCTGCGGATGCTCGTCGTAGCAACTGTGGTACTTGGAGTGGCCTACCCGCTGATCGGGCTCGCGGCGGGCCTCGCGCTCCCTCACCAAGCCGAGGGCTCGCTCATCACCGTCAACGGGAAGGTGATCGGGTCGTCGCTGCTCGGTCAAGACTTCGCAGGTGACGGGTGGTTCCACGGCAGGCCATCGGCCTCAAACTACGACGGCCTCGCCTCGGGAGGCTCCAATCTTGGCCCCAACAACCCCGCCCTGGTAGCCGCCATCGCGGATCGCATTGCCAAGGTCGCGGCGCGCGAGGGAGTCGCGCCCGCACGCGTTCCCGCCGACGCGGTGACGGCCTCGGCGTCGGGGCTCGACCCGCAGATCTCGCTGGCGTACGCCGAACTGCAGGTCCCGCGAGTGGCCGCACAACGCGGCATGAGCGAGGCCGCGGTCCGCGCACTCGTGGCCCACGCGACCACGGGAAGGGCGCTGGGCGTGCTCGGGGAGCCCGCCGTGAACGTCGTGACGCTCAACGCGGCCCTCGCGGGGCGACAATGA
- a CDS encoding ABC transporter substrate-binding protein, whose protein sequence is MKKTLTASGALLAALILTACSTGNAATVTSPSPTATAVVSQAPVVPVAVNIASLKGPTTMGLVGLMDDATKGTAPEDYKVQMYASPDEVVPLVAKGSVDMALVPSNLAAVLYAKTKGTDAQISVLAINTLGVLNIVESGDTIHSIADLKGKTVYLTGKGASPEYVMDYLLEQAGLKPGVDVDLQFLSEHTEVVAKLTATPGAIGVLPQPFVTIAEAASPDLRTALDLTSEWAKVSPDSQLITGVVVVRNSFATEHPDAVAQFMKDYAASTEWVNAKPAEAAPLIVAAGIVPNATLAEKAIPLCYITDVSGAAMKSALAGYLQVLFNADPASVGGSMPGDDFYFAG, encoded by the coding sequence ATGAAGAAAACCCTTACCGCGTCGGGCGCCCTGCTCGCCGCACTCATCCTGACGGCATGCTCAACCGGCAACGCCGCCACTGTCACCTCGCCGTCGCCCACCGCAACCGCGGTGGTGTCGCAGGCGCCTGTTGTTCCCGTCGCCGTCAACATCGCCTCCCTGAAGGGCCCCACCACGATGGGTCTCGTCGGGCTGATGGACGACGCGACCAAGGGAACCGCCCCCGAGGACTACAAGGTCCAGATGTACGCGTCGCCCGACGAGGTCGTCCCGCTCGTCGCGAAGGGCAGCGTCGACATGGCGCTCGTCCCCTCAAACCTCGCGGCCGTGCTTTACGCGAAGACCAAGGGAACCGACGCGCAGATCTCTGTGCTGGCGATCAACACGCTCGGCGTGCTCAACATCGTCGAGTCCGGTGACACCATCCACTCGATCGCCGACCTCAAGGGCAAGACGGTCTACCTGACCGGCAAGGGCGCCTCGCCCGAGTACGTCATGGACTACCTGCTCGAGCAGGCGGGCCTCAAGCCCGGCGTCGACGTCGACCTCCAGTTCCTGTCGGAGCACACCGAGGTCGTCGCCAAGCTCACCGCGACGCCCGGCGCCATCGGCGTTCTTCCGCAGCCGTTCGTGACCATCGCCGAGGCGGCCAGCCCCGACCTGCGCACCGCACTCGACCTCACCTCCGAGTGGGCCAAGGTCTCTCCCGACTCGCAGCTCATCACCGGTGTGGTCGTCGTCCGCAACTCGTTCGCCACCGAGCACCCCGACGCCGTCGCACAGTTCATGAAGGACTACGCGGCCTCGACCGAGTGGGTCAACGCCAAGCCGGCAGAAGCCGCACCGCTGATCGTCGCCGCGGGCATCGTGCCCAATGCGACGCTCGCCGAGAAGGCCATCCCGCTGTGCTACATCACGGATGTGTCCGGCGCCGCGATGAAGTCGGCGCTCGCCGGCTACTTGCAGGTGCTCTTCAACGCGGACCCGGCGTCGGTCGGTGGCAGTATGCCTGGAGATGACTTCTACTTCGCCGGATAA
- the kdpB gene encoding potassium-transporting ATPase subunit KdpB, producing the protein MTRTDTATGLVLDAIPTAMKSLNPARLWRNPVMMVVWAGAAVTTLAAAMRPGWFAIGVAGWLWATVVFGALSEAVAEGRGKARAASMRRNRIDLVARRIVGQGEETISAADLRQGDLVRVAAGETIPADGEIVEGAATVDESAITGESAPVIRESGGDRSSVTGGTRVLSDSFVMRITAKPGESYVDRMIALVEGATRQKTPNEVALSILLSGLTLVFLVVVLTLGPLAQGSVGDVPSVVTLVALLVCLIPTTISALLPAIGISGMERLMKRNVLATSGRAVEAAGDVSVLLLDKTGTITLGDRHATRFVPAPGVAAERLAAAAYSSSLADETPEGRSIVTLASRKLKENVPEAGLHETFVPFTATTRMSGIDSNNGVEVVALRKGAATAVTSWVEAAGGAVAVTVDVDVADASAQGATALLVAERVGDRIPEALGVIVLEDIVKEGLPERFALLRKVGIETVMVTGDNPLTAAAIAAKAGITDVMAEATPEDKLARIRAEQARGRLVAMTGDGTNDAPALAQADVGLAMNTGTSAAKEAGNMVDLDSDPTKLIDVVDIGKQLLVTRGALTTFSVANDVAKYFAILPALFATSLPSLGALNVMRLATPASAILSAVIFNALVIVALIPLALKGAKFRPESADRLLRRNLLTYGLGGLAVPFVGIALIDLAVRHIPGLGG; encoded by the coding sequence ATGACCCGCACCGACACCGCAACGGGACTCGTGCTCGACGCGATTCCCACCGCCATGAAGAGCCTCAACCCCGCGCGCCTATGGCGCAACCCCGTGATGATGGTGGTGTGGGCCGGAGCGGCGGTCACGACGCTCGCCGCGGCCATGCGGCCGGGCTGGTTTGCCATCGGCGTCGCGGGCTGGTTGTGGGCCACTGTCGTGTTCGGTGCGTTGTCCGAGGCGGTGGCCGAGGGTAGGGGTAAGGCGCGCGCCGCCTCGATGCGCCGCAACAGGATCGACCTGGTCGCCAGGCGCATCGTGGGCCAGGGCGAGGAGACCATCTCGGCTGCCGATCTCCGCCAAGGCGATCTGGTGAGGGTGGCCGCGGGCGAGACCATTCCCGCGGACGGCGAGATTGTCGAGGGCGCCGCGACGGTCGACGAGTCGGCCATCACGGGCGAGTCCGCGCCGGTGATCAGGGAGTCGGGGGGCGACAGGAGCTCCGTCACGGGCGGCACGCGCGTGCTTTCCGACTCGTTCGTCATGAGGATTACCGCGAAGCCTGGCGAGAGCTACGTGGATCGCATGATCGCGCTCGTGGAGGGCGCTACCCGCCAGAAGACACCGAACGAGGTGGCGCTGTCCATCCTGCTGAGCGGCCTCACCCTGGTGTTCCTCGTGGTGGTGCTCACGCTCGGGCCGCTCGCGCAGGGCTCCGTCGGCGATGTCCCGAGCGTCGTCACGCTCGTTGCGCTGCTTGTGTGCCTCATTCCCACGACCATCAGCGCGCTGCTGCCCGCCATCGGCATCTCGGGCATGGAGCGCCTCATGAAGCGCAACGTGCTCGCCACGTCGGGAAGGGCGGTAGAGGCCGCGGGTGACGTGAGCGTGCTCCTGCTCGACAAGACGGGCACCATCACTCTGGGAGACAGGCACGCCACGCGCTTTGTGCCCGCGCCTGGAGTCGCCGCCGAACGCCTCGCCGCCGCCGCATACTCCTCCTCCCTCGCCGACGAGACCCCCGAGGGACGCTCGATCGTCACTCTCGCCTCACGGAAGCTCAAGGAGAACGTGCCTGAGGCGGGACTGCATGAGACCTTTGTTCCCTTCACAGCGACGACGCGGATGTCAGGCATCGACTCCAACAACGGCGTGGAAGTGGTGGCGCTGCGCAAAGGCGCGGCCACGGCGGTCACTTCGTGGGTGGAGGCGGCGGGCGGCGCGGTCGCAGTGACCGTCGACGTCGACGTGGCCGACGCGAGCGCCCAAGGCGCAACGGCCCTGCTCGTTGCCGAGCGGGTGGGCGATCGGATACCCGAGGCGCTGGGGGTGATCGTTCTCGAGGACATTGTGAAGGAGGGTCTTCCCGAACGCTTCGCGCTCTTGCGCAAGGTGGGCATCGAGACCGTGATGGTCACCGGTGACAACCCCCTCACCGCCGCGGCCATTGCGGCCAAGGCGGGGATCACCGACGTGATGGCCGAGGCGACACCCGAGGACAAGCTCGCGCGCATCCGCGCCGAACAGGCCCGCGGGCGACTCGTCGCGATGACGGGCGACGGCACCAACGACGCCCCCGCTCTCGCGCAGGCGGACGTCGGGCTGGCCATGAACACGGGGACGTCGGCCGCCAAGGAGGCCGGAAACATGGTCGACCTTGACTCGGATCCGACCAAGCTCATTGACGTTGTCGACATCGGCAAGCAGTTGCTCGTCACGCGCGGAGCGCTCACCACGTTTTCGGTCGCGAACGACGTCGCCAAGTACTTCGCGATCCTGCCCGCACTGTTCGCCACTTCGCTGCCCTCGCTCGGCGCCCTCAACGTCATGCGCCTTGCCACGCCCGCGTCGGCCATCCTGTCTGCCGTGATCTTCAACGCCTTGGTGATAGTGGCGCTCATCCCGCTCGCGCTCAAGGGCGCCAAGTTTCGCCCAGAATCGGCCGACAGGCTCTTGCGCCGCAATCTGCTTACCTACGGACTCGGCGGACTCGCCGTGCCCTTCGTCGGCATCGCGCTCATCGACCTGGCCGTCAGACATATCCCCGGACTCGGAGGCTGA
- a CDS encoding ATP-binding protein: protein MTVMDDAVPTLGRGRGRLRVYLGAAPGVGKTYAMLDEGHRRAERGADVVVGFVETHGRAATAQQVEGMEVVPRVRRTAAGIEVDELDLAAVIARGPDVALVDELAHTNATGSGNPKRWEDVEALLDAGIDVVTTVNVQHLESLNDVVFDITGVRQRETVPDEVVRAADQIELVDMSPQSLRRRMSHGNIYAPEKIDAALTHFFREGNLTALRELALLWLADRVDASLDTYRTEHQIDAAWKTRERVVVALGGGQEGEALVRRGIRIVQRASGGQLFAVHVARTDGLVAGGAGDLARQRRLVEEAGGTYHVIAGDDVASAILDFAAGVNASQIVVGESTRPRLLAAFSTSVTRAIIRGSDDVDVLVVTHYGSDTDAARRKREAKLSGLRQRWGWVIAVVGNLALAWVLTVSGGDELPFALMSFLVMTLLVAFVGGLGPALVSAALAAALSNVFFTEPRLTFKMSHPEQAVAVVLLFVVAVAASRVVATASKRSRDAGIARTEADLVTTASLDVLAGADRLQALLLRLREAFDLQGLVILDAQGNLIAADPPDVSATGTTVVALDDGAQVVIDGPPLGPRSLRVIAAIAAQASALAERTRMAQERRVARVERERGAVRDAVLAAVSHDLRTPLAAIKASASALRSSQLTVTAEDARELFASIEDGADRLQALVDNLLDMSRIDAGIVSPRAAPTWVMDLLVSAVSGVEPERVELDVPASLGTVMIDGGLVERVVANLVENATRYSPPDIPVRVSAARVGGDLVITVVDRGPGVDAGDRQRIFDSFQRLGDAPAGLGVGLGLAVARGLARSLGGEVSAEETPGGGLTMVVRVPEAESP, encoded by the coding sequence ATGACGGTTATGGACGATGCGGTGCCGACGCTCGGGCGAGGGCGCGGTCGTCTGCGCGTCTACCTGGGCGCCGCGCCCGGCGTCGGCAAGACCTACGCGATGCTCGACGAGGGCCACCGGCGCGCCGAACGCGGTGCGGATGTGGTCGTGGGATTTGTCGAGACTCACGGCAGGGCCGCGACCGCGCAGCAGGTCGAGGGCATGGAGGTCGTGCCTCGCGTGCGACGGACCGCCGCCGGCATCGAGGTCGACGAGCTCGACCTGGCGGCGGTCATCGCGAGGGGTCCCGACGTGGCGCTCGTCGACGAGTTGGCCCACACCAATGCGACGGGCTCCGGCAACCCCAAACGCTGGGAGGATGTCGAGGCGTTGCTCGACGCCGGCATCGACGTGGTCACAACGGTCAACGTCCAGCACCTCGAGTCGCTCAACGATGTGGTGTTCGACATCACTGGAGTGCGTCAACGCGAGACCGTCCCCGATGAGGTGGTGCGCGCGGCCGACCAAATCGAGTTGGTGGACATGAGCCCCCAATCGCTGCGTAGGCGCATGTCCCACGGCAACATCTACGCGCCGGAGAAGATTGACGCCGCGCTCACCCACTTCTTCAGGGAGGGGAACCTCACCGCCCTGCGGGAGCTCGCGCTGTTGTGGCTGGCGGATCGTGTCGATGCCTCGCTCGACACGTACCGCACGGAGCACCAGATCGACGCCGCGTGGAAGACGCGTGAGCGTGTGGTCGTGGCGCTCGGCGGCGGACAGGAGGGCGAGGCCCTCGTCCGCAGGGGAATCCGAATCGTCCAGCGGGCGAGCGGCGGCCAACTCTTCGCCGTGCACGTGGCGCGCACGGATGGCCTCGTCGCAGGCGGCGCAGGCGACCTCGCAAGGCAACGACGGTTGGTGGAGGAGGCGGGCGGCACCTACCACGTGATCGCGGGCGACGACGTGGCGTCGGCGATTCTCGACTTTGCGGCGGGCGTCAATGCCTCGCAGATCGTGGTGGGCGAATCCACGCGGCCCCGCCTTCTCGCCGCCTTCTCGACGTCGGTGACGCGGGCGATCATCAGGGGATCCGACGACGTTGACGTGCTGGTCGTCACGCACTATGGCTCCGATACGGACGCCGCGAGGCGTAAGCGCGAGGCAAAGCTCTCGGGTCTGCGTCAACGCTGGGGCTGGGTGATAGCCGTGGTGGGCAACCTCGCTCTCGCGTGGGTCTTGACTGTCTCAGGTGGCGACGAACTTCCCTTCGCGTTGATGTCCTTCTTGGTGATGACGCTCCTGGTTGCGTTCGTGGGTGGACTTGGCCCAGCGCTGGTGTCTGCGGCGCTCGCTGCGGCGTTGTCGAACGTGTTCTTCACCGAACCTCGGTTGACCTTCAAGATGTCTCATCCGGAACAGGCCGTTGCCGTCGTCCTGCTGTTTGTCGTCGCCGTCGCGGCGTCGCGGGTGGTCGCGACCGCCTCGAAGCGTTCTCGCGACGCGGGGATTGCGCGCACCGAGGCCGACCTCGTCACCACCGCGTCTCTCGACGTCCTGGCGGGTGCCGACAGGTTGCAGGCACTGCTGCTGAGGCTGCGGGAGGCCTTCGACCTCCAAGGTCTTGTCATCTTGGACGCGCAAGGAAACCTCATCGCGGCCGACCCCCCGGACGTGAGCGCCACGGGAACGACCGTCGTCGCCCTCGACGATGGCGCGCAGGTGGTCATCGACGGCCCGCCGCTGGGGCCTCGCTCGCTCAGGGTGATCGCCGCGATCGCGGCGCAAGCGAGCGCCTTGGCCGAGCGCACCCGCATGGCGCAGGAGCGCAGGGTTGCGCGGGTCGAGCGTGAGCGGGGAGCCGTGCGCGACGCGGTGCTCGCAGCCGTGAGCCACGACCTTCGCACGCCTTTGGCCGCGATCAAGGCGTCGGCGAGCGCGCTGCGGAGCTCCCAACTCACCGTCACGGCCGAGGACGCCAGGGAGCTGTTTGCCTCGATCGAGGACGGCGCGGACCGCCTCCAGGCGCTTGTCGACAACCTGCTCGACATGTCGAGAATCGACGCGGGGATCGTGTCTCCTCGTGCGGCGCCGACGTGGGTGATGGACTTGCTGGTGAGTGCGGTGTCTGGGGTGGAACCCGAGCGAGTAGAGCTCGACGTCCCAGCGTCGTTGGGGACCGTGATGATCGACGGCGGTCTCGTGGAGCGCGTGGTCGCCAACCTGGTCGAGAACGCCACCAGGTACTCGCCCCCCGACATTCCCGTCCGGGTGAGCGCCGCGCGCGTTGGAGGCGACCTCGTCATCACGGTGGTCGACCGCGGACCAGGCGTAGACGCCGGTGACCGGCAGCGCATTTTCGATTCCTTCCAGCGCCTTGGTGACGCGCCCGCCGGCTTGGGAGTGGGCCTCGGCCTGGCGGTGGCCCGCGGGCTCGCCCGATCCCTGGGCGGCGAGGTGAGCGCGGAGGAGACGCCGGGAGGCGGTCTCACCATGGTGGTCAGGGTGCCGGAGGCGGAGTCGCCGTGA